The uncultured Hyphomonas sp. genome includes a region encoding these proteins:
- a CDS encoding ATP-binding protein, with protein MLRMDMALWDLLPVVICETAAVHNESGELVDLQWTASNRLMNESILPDGKSVVGMRIFEFDPSYKDTEMVRAVTHVIRTGESRTFVTSQGRAAKMLGKVMKTTIIPVERDGERRALSVSHEITDIAQERDEAIRLYDLAKTACDHALHGIILNDAAGRITYVNRALCEMSEYTEEELIGRDVGILTGVETYEPDAELAMKLASGEVLRHVTQAETPTKSGGTNQVELSLTSARWGEKGERVFITYVRDVREERRQGHELRDALNRAEQATRLKSEFLANMSHEIRTPLNGVLGMTQVLAHTSLTPDQREQVATILDSGKTLMSILNDILDLSKIEAGKLEVTPVSGDLRHKLSRMIKLHAATAEEKGIKLQLFIDPSVPSRMKFDPVRVRQCVGNLVSNAIKFTEKGEVMVVVTCEPTQTGHTRVIVHVSDSGCGIPAEKMDRVFESFSQADGSTTRRFGGTGLGLPITRKLARMMGGDVTVVSEPGRGSVFTLKFEAEAGDVIHLHEAVLPKPAAPKTKQEGLGGRRALVVDDNGINRRVARTFLEHYGLVVSEAGDGNDALEALDHEPFDIVLMDIHMPGLDGAEAFKRLRNSASLNRVVPVIALTADSMRGDREKYLAKGFDGYVAKPIDERSLVTVIGQVLSVPTEFEERRARA; from the coding sequence ATGCTGCGCATGGATATGGCGCTTTGGGACCTGCTGCCGGTGGTGATCTGCGAAACCGCTGCAGTGCACAATGAATCCGGTGAGCTTGTTGATCTTCAGTGGACGGCCTCGAACCGGCTGATGAACGAGTCGATCCTGCCTGACGGCAAAAGCGTCGTCGGCATGCGTATCTTCGAATTTGATCCGTCCTACAAAGACACGGAAATGGTGCGTGCCGTCACCCATGTGATCAGAACGGGTGAGTCGCGCACTTTCGTCACCTCGCAGGGCCGCGCCGCCAAAATGCTCGGCAAGGTGATGAAAACCACCATCATCCCGGTCGAGCGCGACGGCGAACGCCGTGCCCTGTCCGTTTCCCACGAGATCACCGACATTGCCCAGGAGCGGGACGAGGCTATCCGCCTCTACGACCTGGCGAAAACCGCCTGTGATCATGCCTTGCACGGCATCATCCTGAATGATGCCGCCGGCCGGATCACCTATGTGAACCGGGCGCTCTGCGAGATGTCCGAATACACCGAAGAGGAGCTGATCGGCCGGGATGTCGGCATACTGACCGGTGTGGAGACCTATGAGCCGGACGCTGAACTGGCCATGAAGCTTGCCAGCGGCGAGGTGCTGCGCCATGTCACCCAGGCCGAAACGCCGACAAAGTCCGGCGGCACGAACCAGGTTGAGCTGTCGCTGACCAGCGCGCGCTGGGGTGAAAAAGGCGAGCGCGTCTTCATCACCTATGTGCGCGATGTGCGCGAAGAGCGCCGCCAGGGGCACGAACTGCGCGATGCGCTGAACCGCGCCGAACAGGCCACGCGCCTGAAATCCGAATTCCTCGCAAACATGAGCCACGAGATCCGCACACCTCTGAACGGTGTGCTCGGCATGACGCAGGTTCTGGCCCACACGAGCCTGACGCCGGACCAGCGCGAACAGGTCGCCACGATCCTGGATTCCGGCAAGACGCTGATGTCGATCCTGAACGACATTCTGGACCTGTCGAAAATCGAAGCCGGCAAGCTGGAAGTGACGCCGGTTTCCGGAGACCTGCGCCACAAGCTGAGCCGCATGATCAAGCTGCACGCGGCGACGGCCGAGGAAAAAGGCATCAAGCTGCAGCTGTTCATCGACCCCAGCGTTCCGTCCCGGATGAAGTTCGACCCGGTACGTGTGCGCCAATGCGTCGGCAACCTTGTCTCCAACGCCATCAAGTTCACCGAAAAGGGCGAAGTGATGGTCGTCGTGACCTGCGAACCGACCCAGACCGGCCATACACGAGTGATCGTGCACGTCTCCGACTCCGGCTGCGGCATTCCGGCAGAGAAGATGGACCGCGTGTTCGAAAGCTTCTCGCAGGCCGATGGCTCCACGACGCGCCGCTTTGGCGGCACAGGGCTTGGCCTGCCGATCACGCGGAAACTGGCCCGGATGATGGGCGGCGACGTGACCGTCGTCAGCGAGCCGGGCCGCGGATCTGTCTTTACCCTGAAATTCGAGGCGGAAGCCGGCGATGTGATCCACCTTCACGAAGCTGTCCTGCCGAAGCCTGCTGCACCAAAGACCAAGCAGGAAGGCCTCGGCGGCCGCCGCGCGCTGGTGGTCGACGATAACGGCATCAACCGCCGCGTCGCCCGCACCTTCCTGGAGCATTACGGACTGGTCGTGTCTGAGGCCGGGGATGGCAACGACGCACTTGAAGCGCTGGATCACGAGCCGTTCGACATCGTGCTGATGGACATCCACATGCCGGGCCTCGACGGCGCAGAAGCCTTCAAGCGCCTGCGCAATTCGGCGAGCCTCAACCGGGTCGTGCCGGTGATTGCCCTCACAGCAGACTCCATGCGCGGCGACCGGGAGAAATATCTTGCCAAGGGCTTTGACGGATATGTCGCCAAACCGATCGACGAGCGCTCTCTCGTGACCGTGATCGGACAGGTGCTGAGCGTTCCAACAGAATTCGAAGAGCGCCGCGCCCGGGCTTAA
- a CDS encoding patatin-like phospholipase family protein, giving the protein MFGNMKLDITTSLKAIAFLKDVPAKAMKAAGREASWFCVPAGGTLFLRNEPADMIYFVLSGALGAFRVNPNGQSEFVGHIRPGEPVGEMALFLGGIDLDGDGTPDNAPHTSSVYALRDCEVVGFSREGWRQLVKSEPELLEHMIRIILRRVGREGQRNVSAAPKVFTLVATSPTIDLELRAEALKASVEALGKTAVVVGERMGADKPAAFFDDLEQRHDVVILISTIGDTRWYRLSVRQADRIWVVGRADAKPSNPLMPDDDSPARELKLVDVLLLHPGDNRRACRPVEWLEAAGASRLFHWQGMDGPNCDRLARVMAGVSVGLILSGGGARAYSHIGVVRAMRDRRIPIDFVGGASMGAVIAACVAMGWDDAEIDRRIRKAFVETNPLGDYTLPVVGMVKGVRVNARLKEHFGDAEIGDLVLPFFSTSTSLMTGTQKIHRTGLLREALRATISLPGILPPVVDGNDLLVDGAVLNNFPVDVMRDMHRGFVIGSDVTRQPEGLKIDEFQKPAGFFRWVAQHGFSNPPPIAGVLMRSATIRADTQFGRDMTDVLILPELVETELRDWENYDATVESGYQAALLALDAAGLAKSVRPQDAFLVNV; this is encoded by the coding sequence ATGTTTGGAAACATGAAGCTGGATATCACGACATCCCTGAAGGCGATTGCCTTCCTGAAAGATGTGCCGGCCAAGGCGATGAAAGCGGCCGGGCGCGAAGCGTCCTGGTTCTGCGTCCCGGCTGGCGGGACGCTGTTCCTGCGCAATGAACCGGCGGACATGATCTATTTCGTCCTGTCAGGCGCGCTCGGCGCGTTCCGGGTAAACCCGAACGGCCAGTCCGAATTCGTCGGTCATATCCGCCCCGGCGAGCCTGTCGGCGAGATGGCGCTGTTCCTCGGGGGGATCGATCTCGACGGTGACGGCACACCGGACAACGCCCCGCACACAAGCTCGGTCTATGCCTTGCGCGATTGCGAAGTGGTCGGCTTCTCCCGCGAAGGCTGGCGCCAGCTGGTCAAGTCGGAGCCGGAGCTGCTGGAGCACATGATCCGCATCATCCTGCGCCGGGTCGGCCGGGAGGGGCAACGCAATGTCAGCGCCGCGCCGAAAGTGTTCACGCTGGTGGCCACCTCGCCGACGATCGACCTCGAACTGCGCGCCGAGGCGCTGAAGGCGAGCGTCGAAGCCCTTGGCAAGACAGCCGTGGTGGTGGGCGAACGCATGGGCGCGGACAAGCCCGCAGCCTTTTTCGACGATCTGGAACAGCGCCACGATGTGGTGATCCTGATCTCCACCATCGGAGACACGCGCTGGTACCGCCTGTCGGTGCGCCAGGCGGACCGGATCTGGGTCGTCGGCCGGGCCGACGCCAAGCCCTCCAATCCGCTGATGCCGGACGACGACTCCCCTGCCCGCGAACTGAAACTGGTCGACGTGCTGCTGCTGCACCCCGGCGACAACCGGCGCGCCTGCAGGCCGGTCGAATGGCTGGAAGCCGCTGGCGCGAGCCGCCTGTTCCACTGGCAGGGCATGGATGGCCCGAACTGTGACCGGCTGGCCCGTGTCATGGCCGGAGTCTCGGTCGGGCTGATCCTGTCCGGCGGCGGTGCGCGGGCCTATTCCCATATCGGCGTGGTCCGGGCGATGCGCGACCGTCGCATTCCGATCGACTTTGTCGGCGGGGCCTCCATGGGCGCCGTGATTGCCGCCTGCGTTGCCATGGGCTGGGACGATGCCGAGATCGACAGGCGCATCCGCAAGGCCTTCGTGGAAACCAATCCGCTTGGGGACTATACCTTGCCTGTCGTCGGGATGGTCAAAGGCGTGCGCGTGAATGCCCGCCTGAAGGAGCATTTCGGCGACGCCGAAATCGGCGACCTCGTCCTGCCCTTCTTCTCCACATCGACAAGCCTGATGACCGGGACACAGAAGATCCACCGGACTGGCCTTTTACGCGAAGCGCTGCGCGCCACGATCTCGCTGCCCGGCATCCTGCCGCCGGTGGTGGACGGCAATGACCTGCTGGTCGATGGCGCCGTGCTGAACAATTTCCCGGTTGATGTGATGCGCGACATGCATCGCGGTTTCGTCATCGGCTCTGATGTCACGCGCCAGCCTGAAGGCCTGAAGATCGACGAATTCCAGAAGCCTGCGGGCTTCTTCCGCTGGGTCGCGCAGCACGGCTTTTCCAATCCGCCGCCGATTGCCGGCGTCCTCATGCGGTCCGCGACAATCCGGGCGGACACCCAGTTCGGACGGGACATGACGGACGTGCTGATCCTGCCGGAACTGGTGGAAACAGAACTGCGCGACTGGGAAAATTACGATGCCACCGTCGAGTCCGGCTACCAGGCCGCCCTGCTCGCGCTTGACGCGGCAGGCCTTGCCAAATCCGTACGGCCACAGGACGCGTTTCTCGTAAACGTATAA
- a CDS encoding carboxyl transferase domain-containing protein — protein MPVLKSSLDVAGPRFAANKAAMERLLEELREHTSKAAQGGPEASRQRHVDRGKLLPRERVERLLDPGSAFLEVGALAAHGMYGDEAPAAGIITGVGRVEGRECLIVCNDPTVKGGAYFPVTVKKHLRAQEIALENHLPCIYLVDSGGANLPHQSEVFPDREHFGRIFYNQAQMSAKGIPQIASVMGSCTAGGAYVPAMSDETVIVRKQGTIFLGGPPLVKAATGEVISAEDLGGADVHARRSGVADHYAAHDSHALAIVRSIVRTLAKPKPQPFDLTEPAEPLYDPAELHGLVPQDVREPYDAREVIARLVDGSEFHEFKKLYGETLVCGFARLYGMPVAILANNGILFSESAQKAAHFIELADQRRIPLVFLQNITGFMVGSKYEAGGIAKDGAKMVTAVATASVPKFTVVTGGSFGAGNYGMCGRAYSPRFLFMWPNARISVMGGEQAASVLATVKRDGIERKGGEWSADEEESFKQPIRDLYEAEGSPYYSTARLWDDGIIDPADTRRVLGLALSASLNAPFGERGFGVFRM, from the coding sequence ATGCCCGTCCTGAAATCCAGTCTCGACGTGGCAGGCCCGCGCTTTGCCGCGAACAAGGCCGCCATGGAACGCCTGCTCGAAGAGTTGCGCGAGCATACATCCAAAGCCGCCCAGGGCGGCCCGGAGGCTTCCCGCCAGCGACATGTCGACCGGGGCAAGCTGCTCCCGCGTGAGCGGGTCGAGCGCCTGCTGGATCCGGGCAGCGCTTTCCTTGAGGTCGGCGCGCTGGCCGCCCACGGCATGTATGGTGACGAGGCCCCGGCGGCTGGCATCATCACGGGCGTCGGCCGGGTCGAAGGCCGCGAATGCCTGATCGTCTGCAATGATCCGACCGTGAAGGGTGGCGCCTACTTCCCCGTAACGGTGAAGAAGCATTTGCGGGCCCAGGAGATCGCGCTCGAAAACCATTTGCCCTGCATCTACCTTGTCGACAGCGGCGGGGCAAACCTGCCTCACCAGTCGGAAGTCTTTCCGGACCGGGAGCATTTCGGCCGCATCTTCTACAACCAGGCCCAGATGAGCGCGAAGGGCATTCCCCAGATCGCCTCCGTCATGGGCAGCTGCACGGCAGGCGGCGCCTATGTGCCGGCCATGTCCGACGAGACGGTCATCGTGCGCAAACAAGGCACGATCTTTCTCGGCGGCCCACCGCTGGTGAAGGCGGCGACGGGGGAGGTGATTTCGGCGGAAGACCTTGGCGGCGCGGATGTGCATGCCCGCCGCTCCGGCGTGGCGGACCATTACGCCGCGCACGACTCCCACGCGCTCGCAATTGTGCGTTCCATCGTCCGCACACTGGCGAAACCCAAGCCCCAGCCCTTCGACCTGACCGAGCCGGCCGAGCCGCTTTACGATCCGGCAGAGCTGCACGGCCTCGTCCCGCAGGATGTGCGCGAGCCTTATGATGCCCGCGAAGTTATCGCGCGACTTGTCGACGGGTCAGAGTTCCACGAGTTCAAGAAGCTTTATGGGGAAACGCTCGTCTGCGGCTTTGCCCGGCTCTATGGCATGCCGGTCGCGATTCTCGCCAATAATGGCATCCTCTTCTCCGAGAGCGCGCAGAAGGCCGCGCACTTCATCGAACTGGCAGACCAGCGCCGCATCCCGCTCGTCTTCCTGCAGAACATCACCGGCTTCATGGTCGGTTCCAAATATGAGGCGGGCGGCATCGCCAAGGACGGCGCCAAGATGGTGACCGCCGTCGCCACTGCGTCGGTGCCGAAATTCACTGTCGTCACCGGCGGCAGCTTCGGGGCAGGGAATTACGGCATGTGCGGCCGGGCCTATTCGCCCCGCTTCCTGTTCATGTGGCCGAACGCCCGCATCTCCGTCATGGGCGGGGAGCAGGCTGCCAGCGTGCTGGCCACGGTCAAGCGCGACGGTATCGAGCGCAAGGGCGGTGAATGGAGCGCGGACGAGGAAGAGAGCTTCAAGCAGCCGATCCGCGACCTGTATGAGGCCGAAGGCTCGCCTTACTATTCCACCGCGCGCCTCTGGGATGATGGCATCATTGACCCGGCCGACACCCGCCGCGTGCTGGGCCTTGCGCTCTCGGCCAGCCTGAACGCGCCATTCGGCGAGCGCGGTTTCGGGGTCTTCCGGATGTAG
- a CDS encoding NAD(P)H-dependent oxidoreductase, with protein sequence MTKKSICIINGHPDTDPKHLIHALCDAYADGAESAGHTVTRIDVAALDVPMLRTAEEFAEPPPEPILTEREKIAAAEHLLIAFPLWMGNMPALLKAFFEQAARGEFFLGQSDKGWPAQMMKGKSARVLVSMGMPGLVYRFGMDAGALKALERGLLGLSGFHPLHHTIIGGAGELDEDDFRSWETFCRKIGAEGV encoded by the coding sequence ATGACCAAGAAATCGATCTGCATCATCAACGGCCATCCGGATACCGACCCGAAACACCTGATCCACGCCTTGTGCGACGCCTATGCTGATGGCGCCGAGAGCGCGGGCCACACAGTTACGCGCATCGATGTTGCCGCGCTCGACGTGCCCATGCTCCGCACGGCTGAGGAGTTTGCCGAGCCGCCGCCGGAACCCATCCTGACAGAACGGGAAAAGATCGCGGCGGCGGAGCATTTGCTGATCGCCTTCCCGCTCTGGATGGGCAACATGCCGGCCCTTCTGAAGGCCTTCTTCGAACAGGCGGCAAGGGGAGAGTTCTTCCTTGGGCAGAGCGACAAGGGCTGGCCGGCCCAGATGATGAAGGGCAAGTCTGCCCGCGTACTGGTCTCCATGGGCATGCCGGGGCTCGTCTACCGGTTCGGCATGGACGCCGGCGCGCTGAAGGCGCTGGAGCGCGGTCTGCTCGGGCTTTCCGGTTTCCATCCGCTGCATCACACGATCATCGGCGGGGCGGGGGAGCTCGATGAAGATGACTTCCGGTCCTGGGAAACCTTCTGCCGCAAGATCGGCGCCGAGGGCGTCTGA
- a CDS encoding EF-hand domain-containing protein, giving the protein MQRTPFLVVAAFTTALMAHAGEMPDFSGLDTDADGRLSEAEFVSWKTSSSRATESEAVAKFTKFDTDQDGYVLEAEYNAAIDAWRAGPKNLIPETGIDDEQEPDGKTS; this is encoded by the coding sequence ATGCAACGCACCCCATTCCTTGTGGTCGCCGCCTTTACCACGGCCCTGATGGCCCATGCCGGGGAGATGCCGGATTTTTCCGGCCTCGATACCGACGCAGATGGCCGCCTCAGCGAGGCCGAGTTCGTGTCCTGGAAAACCTCTTCCAGCCGGGCCACGGAATCCGAGGCTGTTGCGAAGTTCACGAAATTCGACACCGATCAGGATGGCTACGTCCTGGAGGCCGAATACAACGCCGCCATCGATGCCTGGCGCGCAGGCCCCAAAAACCTGATCCCTGAAACCGGAATTGATGACGAACAGGAACCGGACGGTAAAACGAGCTGA
- a CDS encoding enoyl-CoA hydratase-related protein has translation MRDSNYDLIKLEATEEGLAVVTINRPDVHNAFNMELIAELTDAFKTITDQPTIRMMILRGNGHTFSAGADLNWMKRAATHTKEDNVRDAVNLAEMLQSLYEMPQMTLAMVQGAAMGGGAGLVAACDVAVAMSNTKFRFSEVRLGLTPATISPYVIDAIGPRWARALFTTAESFDAAFAEKIGLVQYVVENLEEMTKMEEHLANLVFSAAPGAVADAKKLVADVTGQIIDRDLGHETAKRIAARRVSDEGKEGIAAFLEKRRPNWVR, from the coding sequence ATGCGCGATTCCAACTACGATCTCATCAAACTTGAAGCCACCGAAGAGGGCCTCGCCGTCGTCACCATCAACCGGCCCGACGTGCACAATGCCTTCAACATGGAGCTGATCGCGGAGCTGACCGACGCGTTCAAGACGATCACCGACCAGCCCACGATCCGCATGATGATTCTGCGCGGAAACGGCCACACCTTCAGTGCCGGCGCCGACCTCAACTGGATGAAGCGCGCCGCCACGCACACCAAGGAAGACAATGTCCGCGACGCGGTGAACCTCGCCGAGATGCTGCAGTCGCTCTACGAGATGCCGCAGATGACGCTCGCCATGGTGCAGGGCGCGGCCATGGGCGGCGGGGCAGGGCTGGTGGCGGCCTGTGACGTGGCGGTCGCCATGTCGAACACCAAATTCCGTTTCTCCGAAGTCCGCCTCGGCCTGACCCCGGCGACGATCAGCCCCTATGTGATCGACGCCATCGGCCCGCGCTGGGCCCGCGCGCTGTTCACCACGGCAGAGAGCTTCGATGCGGCCTTCGCCGAGAAGATCGGCCTCGTCCAGTACGTCGTCGAGAATCTCGAAGAGATGACGAAGATGGAAGAGCACCTCGCCAATCTCGTCTTCTCCGCGGCGCCGGGCGCTGTGGCCGATGCGAAGAAACTCGTCGCGGATGTCACCGGCCAGATCATCGACCGTGACCTCGGCCACGAGACGGCCAAGCGCATCGCGGCACGGCGCGTGTCGGACGAGGGCAAGGAAGGCATCGCCGCCTTCCTGGAAAAGCGGCGCCCGAACTGGGTCCGCTAA
- a CDS encoding DUF817 domain-containing protein, translating into MTAPPSLAPKPPNAIQRRLHAGREALRARWVKGPVSLGLFEFVSFGIKQGWACLFGGAMLGLLLATFLWYPEDAPVSRYDFLVIGAVLIQVLMLWTGLETLEEAKVILVFHITGTVMELFKTAHGSWIYPEESVLRIGAVPLFTGFMYAAVGSYLARVWRIFDFRFARFPPLWMQGLLAAAIYVNFFAHHWLPDVRIGLFAATAMVYGPCLVWFRPDRHHRPMPLVIGFLLVALFIWFAENIGTFARAWAYPGQEDGWHPVSLSKLGSWYLLMIISFVLVAAVHRGGRRGTGGPGHENREASRRE; encoded by the coding sequence ATGACCGCGCCGCCATCCCTCGCTCCGAAACCGCCGAACGCCATCCAGCGCCGCCTGCATGCCGGGCGCGAAGCCCTGAGGGCGCGCTGGGTGAAAGGGCCGGTCAGCCTCGGCCTGTTCGAATTCGTCAGTTTTGGCATCAAACAGGGCTGGGCCTGCCTGTTCGGCGGGGCGATGCTGGGCCTCCTGCTGGCGACTTTCCTCTGGTACCCCGAGGACGCGCCGGTTTCGCGCTACGACTTTCTGGTCATCGGTGCGGTGCTGATCCAGGTCCTGATGCTCTGGACCGGGCTGGAAACGCTGGAGGAGGCGAAGGTCATCCTCGTCTTCCACATCACCGGCACGGTCATGGAGCTGTTCAAGACGGCTCATGGCAGCTGGATCTATCCGGAGGAAAGCGTCCTCAGGATCGGGGCCGTGCCGCTGTTCACCGGCTTCATGTATGCCGCCGTCGGCTCCTATCTCGCGCGGGTCTGGCGGATCTTCGATTTCCGCTTCGCCCGGTTCCCGCCGCTCTGGATGCAAGGGCTTCTGGCGGCGGCAATCTATGTGAATTTCTTCGCCCATCACTGGCTGCCGGATGTCCGGATCGGCCTGTTTGCGGCCACGGCAATGGTTTACGGGCCGTGCCTCGTCTGGTTCCGGCCGGACCGGCACCACAGGCCGATGCCGCTGGTCATCGGCTTCCTGCTGGTCGCGCTCTTCATCTGGTTTGCGGAGAACATCGGCACCTTCGCCCGGGCCTGGGCCTATCCGGGGCAGGAAGATGGCTGGCACCCGGTCTCTTTATCCAAACTCGGATCGTGGTATCTGCTGATGATCATCAGTTTCGTCCTGGTCGCCGCCGTCCATCGGGGAGGGCGCCGGGGCACCGGAGGGCCCGGACATGAAAATCGAGAAGCTTCTCGTCGCGAATAG
- a CDS encoding biotin carboxylase N-terminal domain-containing protein produces MKIEKLLVANRGEIACRIFATCRDLGIVTVAVYSDADARAKHVREADEAVHIGPAPAAESYLKADAIIAAAKETGADAIHPGYGFLSENADFAEAVVKAGLIWVGPPPSAIRSMGPKDEAKRIAEEAGVPVLPGYRGEAQDAKTLTEAAKEIGFPLLIKAVAGGGGRGIRLVSKASELKAELESAVREAESSFGDGRVMLEKLVEQPRHIEVQVFGDAHGNAVHLYERDCSLQRRRQKVIEEAPAPGMPEDVRKAMTDAAVALAKAVKYEGAGTVEFIVDGSRPLALDTFWFLEMNTRLQVEHPVTEMITGQDLVEWQLRVASGELLPLHQQDIPLHGHAIEARICAEDPAEGFRPGAGLILEFGMMEPADGEIVRWDAGFETGDRVPSNYDSMIAKLIVHEGNRRAACERLIDTLSHLQLAGVPSNTGFLRRCAASDAFLNHSHHVNWIAEAGDTLTLPPTEHELASVIAVTDVRLNEAAGTAPWEMRDGWRMNSAPVHRAMVAVGADADWLDPDAWDLPPETPLPLVTDISPRRYAVTTGGDTVLVEVPEFDADVEAVLGGDSVSAPMPGKVLSISVKAGADVKRGDTVAVMEAMKMEHALAAPRDGVVEAVTGKVGDQVSEGDVLVQLVAE; encoded by the coding sequence ATGAAAATCGAGAAGCTTCTCGTCGCGAATAGGGGCGAGATCGCCTGCCGCATCTTTGCCACCTGCCGGGATCTCGGCATCGTGACCGTCGCCGTCTATTCCGACGCCGATGCCCGCGCCAAGCATGTGCGCGAGGCGGACGAAGCCGTGCACATTGGCCCGGCACCCGCCGCCGAGAGCTACCTGAAAGCAGACGCGATCATCGCGGCGGCGAAAGAGACCGGCGCCGATGCGATCCATCCAGGCTATGGCTTCCTGTCGGAGAATGCGGACTTTGCAGAGGCCGTCGTGAAGGCCGGGCTGATCTGGGTCGGCCCGCCGCCTTCCGCCATCCGCTCGATGGGGCCGAAGGACGAAGCCAAGCGCATCGCCGAGGAAGCAGGCGTGCCCGTGCTGCCCGGCTATCGCGGCGAAGCGCAGGATGCAAAGACGCTGACCGAGGCGGCGAAGGAGATCGGCTTCCCGCTGCTGATCAAGGCTGTGGCCGGCGGCGGGGGCCGGGGCATCCGCCTCGTCTCCAAGGCGTCCGAACTGAAAGCGGAACTGGAAAGCGCCGTGCGTGAAGCCGAAAGCAGCTTCGGCGATGGCCGCGTCATGCTGGAGAAGCTCGTCGAACAGCCGCGCCATATCGAAGTGCAGGTCTTCGGCGACGCGCATGGTAATGCCGTTCACCTTTATGAGCGCGACTGTTCGCTGCAGCGCCGCCGCCAGAAGGTGATCGAGGAAGCGCCCGCACCCGGCATGCCGGAAGATGTCCGCAAGGCGATGACCGACGCTGCCGTGGCACTGGCGAAAGCCGTGAAGTATGAAGGCGCGGGCACGGTGGAATTCATCGTGGACGGATCAAGGCCGCTGGCACTCGACACGTTCTGGTTCCTCGAAATGAACACTCGCCTGCAGGTCGAGCACCCTGTCACCGAGATGATCACGGGGCAGGACCTTGTCGAATGGCAGCTGCGCGTGGCCTCCGGCGAGCTGCTGCCCTTGCACCAGCAGGACATTCCGCTGCATGGCCACGCCATCGAGGCGCGGATCTGCGCCGAAGACCCGGCCGAAGGATTCCGCCCCGGCGCAGGGCTGATCCTTGAGTTCGGCATGATGGAGCCGGCCGATGGCGAGATCGTGCGCTGGGACGCTGGCTTCGAGACCGGCGACCGCGTGCCGTCGAACTATGACTCCATGATCGCCAAGCTGATCGTGCATGAAGGCAACCGCCGCGCCGCCTGCGAGCGGTTGATCGATACCCTGTCGCACCTGCAACTGGCAGGCGTGCCGTCCAACACCGGCTTCCTGCGCCGCTGCGCCGCATCGGATGCCTTCCTCAACCATTCCCATCATGTGAACTGGATCGCTGAAGCGGGCGACACGCTGACCCTTCCGCCCACGGAACATGAGCTTGCCAGCGTGATCGCTGTGACGGATGTGCGGCTCAATGAGGCGGCTGGCACCGCGCCTTGGGAGATGCGCGATGGCTGGCGGATGAATTCCGCGCCGGTGCACAGGGCCATGGTGGCCGTCGGGGCCGATGCCGACTGGCTTGACCCTGATGCCTGGGATTTGCCGCCGGAGACGCCCCTGCCTCTGGTGACGGATATTTCCCCCCGCCGCTATGCGGTGACGACAGGCGGTGACACGGTGCTGGTGGAAGTGCCGGAATTCGATGCCGACGTCGAAGCCGTGCTCGGCGGTGACAGCGTCAGCGCGCCGATGCCGGGCAAGGTCCTGTCGATTTCGGTGAAGGCCGGCGCGGATGTGAAGCGCGGCGACACAGTGGCGGTCATGGAAGCCATGAAGATGGAACACGCGCTCGCCGCGCCGCGCGATGGGGTTGTGGAAGCGGTCACCGGAAAGGTCGGCGACCAGGTTTCCGAAGGCGACGTGCTCGTCCAGCTGGTGGCGGAGTAG